The sequence TTTTGTTTATTCCCACTGCTAATATAGATAAGGAAACTAAATTTTTAGTTGATGAGGCAAAAGAAGTATTTAAAAGTCTAGGAATGGAAGTAGAAGATTTGGAAATTTCAAAACTAGATGAAAAAACTATTAAAAATAAGATAGAAAAAACTAATTATTTATATGTTGGTGGTGGAAACACATTCTATTTACTACAAGAATTAAAAAGAAAACATTTAATTGATTTTATAAAAAATAGAGTTAATTCTGGAATGGTATATATTGGAGAATCAGCAGGAGCAATAATTACTTCCAAAGATATAGAGTATAATGATTTAATGGATGATATAACTATTGCAAAAGATTTAAAAGAATATTCAGGATTAAATTTAGTTGACTTCTATGTAGTCCCTCACCTAAATGAATTTCCTTTTGAGGAAAGTTCAAAACAAATAGTTAAAAAATATAAGGACAAATTAAATATTATTGCTATAAATAATAGTCAGGCTATTATTGTAAAAGATGATAAATTTGAAATTAAATAAGCAATATTTGTTGACAAACTTAAATTTTTATGATAACATAAATAGGATTAACGCATAATAAAGGTGTTCAGCAACCTTATATTAGCGAATTACATATGGAGGTGTTAATATGTACGCAGTAATTAAAACTGGTGGGAAACAGTATAAAGTTACAGAAGGTGATGTATTAAAAGTAGAAAAATTAAATGCTGAAGTTAATACAACTGTTGAATTAACAGAAGTTCTTTTAGTAGCTGGTGGAGACAACGCAGTTAAAGTTGGTAAACCATTAGTAGAAGGAGCAAAAGTAGTTGTGGAAGTTTTATCTCAAGGTAAAGGTCCAAAAGTAATTAACTTCAAATACAAGCCTAAAAAAGCTAGTCACAGAAAAAGAGGACATAGACAACTTTTTACTGAAGTAAAAGTAACTTCAATAATAGCATAGTTATGACTAAGGTAGAAATTTTTAGAAAAAATGGTAGTATAGTAGGATATAAAGCAAGTGGACATTCTGGATATTCAGAACAAGGTAGTGATATTATTTGTTCTGCTATCGCAACATCATTACAAATGACTTTAGCAGGAATTCAAGAAGTGTTAAAGTTAGAACCTAAATTTAAAATAAATGATGGTTTTCTTGATGTTGATTTAAAAGATATTAGTCAAAATAAATTTACAGAAATAAATATACTCACAGAATCTATGGCTTTATTTTTAAGAGAATTAGCTAAGCAGTATCCTAAGTACATTAGACTTGTAGAAAAGGAGGAAAAGTAAATGCAATTTTTATTTAATATACAATTGTTTGCACATAAAAAAGGGCAAGGTTCTGTTAAAAACGGAAGAGACTCTAATCCTAAATATCTTGGAGTTAAAAAATATGATGGAGAAGTTGTAAAAGCTGGTAACATCATAGTTAGACAAAGAGGAACTAAATACCATGCTGGAAATAATATGGGAATTGGTAAAGACCACACTCTTTTCGCTTTAATTGATGGATATGTAAAATTTGAAAGATTAGGAAAAAATAAAAAACAAATTTCTATATATTCAGAAAAATAATAATAAATAAAAATCCTATTAGTTTAGGATTTTTTTTATTTATAAATTTTAAATAAATTCATAATATTTATAATTACTATATATAATATATATCATATATAGTTTGAATAAAAATTATCCTAAAATAGATTAAAATTTTATCGTTTTTTAAATAATTTAAGTTGCTTTTTAATTAAAACTAGACTATTATGTATTTAAGATAAAGTTTTATTAGCCAACAAAACCTAAAAATTTAACGATTTCTATTTATGGAGGTAGATTTTTATGAAAATGTATGGACTTGAAAAATTAGGAATTAATAATGTAACAGCAGCTCACTATAATTTAAGCCCTGCACAGCTTGTAGAAAAAGCTTTGGCAAATAATGAAGGAATATTAAGTGATACTGGTGCCTTTGTTATATCAACTGGTAAATATACTGGTCGTGCACCAGATGATAAATTTTTTGTAGACACTCCAGAAGTTCATAAGTATATTGATTGGAGTAGAAATCAACCTATTGAAAAAGAAAAATTTGATGCAATTTTTGGAAAATTAGTTGCTTATTTACAAAATCGTGAAATTTTTATTTTTGATGGAAGAGCAGGAGCTAATCCTGAATACACAAGAAGATTCCGTGTTATAAATGAATTAGCTAGTCAAAACTTATTTATTCATCAACTATTAATTAGGACAGATGAAGAATACAATGAAAATAATGATATTGACTTTACTATTATTTCAGCACCTAATTTTCACTGTGTACCTGAAATAGATGGAGTTAATTCAGAAGCAGCGATTATTATTAATTTTGAAAAAAAGATAGCTATTATCTGTGCTACAAAATATTCTGGTGAAATCAAAAAAAGTGTATTTTCTATAATGAACTATATCATGCCTCATGAAAACATTTTACCTATGCACTGCTCAGCAAATATGGATCCAGTAACTCATGAAACTGCAATTTTCTTTGGATTATCTGGAACAGGAAAAACAACTCTATCAGCCGATCCTAATCGTAAGTTGATTGGTGATGATGAACATGGTTGGTGTGATAAAGGTATTTTCAATTTTGAAGGTGGATGTTATGCAAAATGTATAAACTTAAAAGAAGAAAGTGAACCTGAAATTTATCGTGCAATTAAATTTGGAAGTTTAGTCGAAAATGTTGTTGTAGACCCCATAACAAGAAAAATTCAATATGAAGATGCAAGTATAACTCCAAATACAAGAGTAGGATATCCTATAGACTATATTCCTAATGCTGAATTATCAGGAGTAGGTGGAATACCAAAAGTTGTTATATTCTTAACAGCAGATTCTTTTGGAGTATTGCCTCCAATTTCAAGACTAAGCCAAGAAGCTGCAATGTACCATTTTGTAACCGGATTTACTGCAAAGTTAGCAGGAACAGAATTAGGGGTAAAAGAACCAGTTCCTACATTCTCAACATGTTTTGGAGAACCATTTATGCCTATGGATCCAAGTGTGTATGCTGAGATGCTTGGAGAAAGATTAAAGAAACATAATACAAAAGTGTATTTAATCAACACTGGTTGGTCAGGTGGAGCTTATGGAACAGGTAAGAGAATAAATTTAAAATATACTCGTGCTATGGTAACAGCAGTATTAAATGGATATTTTGATAATGCTGAATACAAACATGATGACATATTTAACTTAGATATTCCTCAATCTTGCCCAGGTGTTCCTAGTGAAATTATGAATCCAATCGATACTTGGCAAGATAGAGATAAATATATTATAGCTGCTAAAAAATTGGCTAATCTATTCTATAATAACTTTAAAGAAAAATATCCAAATATGCCAGAAAATATTACAAATGCTGGCCCTAAATATAATGATTAATTTAAAAAATTCTCATAGCCTTATTAATTTAAGGTTATGAGAATTTTTTTATTGATTATAGTATAAATTTTCAGTTGGAAAAACTTGATCTGATGTAACATCAATTCCAAGTTTTCTTAAATATTGCTCATCATTTCTTCCTAAAATATGTGTTGAATGGGCTTGTACTCCCTCTAATTGTGAAAGTTTAGATAAAGCAACTTCTGCCATAGGATTAGTTGCTGCTGTTATACTTAAAGCTATTAATATTTCTTCACAATCAAGTGGAATATATCTATTCTTTAATGTTTTTTCTTTTAATTTTATAATTGGCTCTAAAATTGTTGGTGAAATTAGAAGTAACTCATCATCAAAATTAGATAAATACTTTAATGAATTTAGTATAGCTGCTGAGGGAGCATCCATTAAAGAGGATTTCTTCCCTGTAATTATTTTTCCATCAGGCATTTCAAAAGCAATAGCAGAAAGAGTTTTTTGTTTATCATTTTTATCATCTTTTTCTTGATTTAAAAGCTCTAATTTTTTTCTTGCAAAAGTTACTACTTTTCTATCTTCTTCTTTTAAACCTAGACTGTGCATTATAAATTCTGATCTTTTAAATGTTTCTAAATCTGTATTTCCTTTTTTATAATCACAACCAGTTTTAAAATATCTTCTTATTATTTCTTGTTCAGATGCTTTTCTAACTACTTCATCATCAGTTATACCAAAACCAACTCTATTAACTCCCATATCAGTTGGAGATTGATAAATTGATTTTTTTCCTGTTATTTTTTCAATAATTCTTTTTAATAGAGGAAATGCTTCAATATCTCTATTATAGTTTACTGCAATTTCCCCATATTCTTCTAAATGAAATGGATCTATCATATTGACATCATTTAAGTCAACTGTTGCAGCTTCATAAGCTATATTTAAAGGGTGTTTTAAAGGTACATTCCAAACTGGAAAAGTTTCAAACTTAGAATATCCTACATCTTTTCCTCTTTTATATTCATGATAAAGTTGACTTAAACAAGTAGCAAGTTTTCCACTTCCTGGTCCTGGAGCAGTTACAACAACTATTGGTTTTGTAGTTTCTATATAGGCGTTTTTTCCATAACCTTCATCACTAACTATTGTATCAACATCACTAGGATAACCTTTTGTGGCAAAGTGTCTATATACTTTTATCCCTCTTCTTTCTAGTCTTGTTATAAAAAGAGCTGTTGAAGGTCTATCTTCATATCTTGTAATAACCACACTATTAACCTTTAAATCATTTTCTCTTAAATCATCAATAAGTCTAAAAACATCCATATCATAAGTGATTCCAAAATCACCTCTAATTTTATTTCTTTCTATATCCCCTGCATAGACACAGATTATAACTTCTATTTTATCTTTAAGTTTATTTAAAACTTTAATTTTGGCATTTTCGTCAAATCCTGGTAAAACTCTTTTAGCATGTAAATCTGCTAAAAGTTTTCCTCCAAATTCAATATACAGTTTGTCATGGTTATTAACTCTTTCAAGTATATACTTAGATTGTTCTTCTAAATATTTTTCATGGTTAAAACCTATTTTCATCTTGTATCACTACTCCCGAATTTTAAAAAAATATAAAACATATACCAAAAACCATCTACTATTTTACCATATATAATAAAGATTGTGAATAATTTTTTATATTTCTTATTAATAAAAAAGCTATTGAGTTTAAAATACTTTTTTATATTCAATAGCTTTAAAAATACTAATTTTCTGTATCTGATTCTATTTTATTTTTGATAACTGAATAAGCTTCATTTACTATCTCATCATAAGTTAACTTTTCAACTTTTATTTTATCTAAAAATTCAACTCTAATTTTTCCAGGTCTAGGGAATTTCTTACCAGCAGGGAACAAGTCATAAGCACCATCTATAACATAGGGTTGAACATCAATATTTAATTCTTTTGCAAGAATAGCAAAAGATTTTTTAAATTTATTCATTTTTCCATCTCTCGTTCTTAAACCTTCTGGATAAATAGCAATATTTTTATTTTCTTTTAAAA is a genomic window of Fusobacterium nucleatum containing:
- a CDS encoding Type 1 glutamine amidotransferase-like domain-containing protein, whose amino-acid sequence is MKKLFLCSYFAEVKDTFKDFMNNDTKGKKVLFIPTANIDKETKFLVDEAKEVFKSLGMEVEDLEISKLDEKTIKNKIEKTNYLYVGGGNTFYLLQELKRKHLIDFIKNRVNSGMVYIGESAGAIITSKDIEYNDLMDDITIAKDLKEYSGLNLVDFYVVPHLNEFPFEESSKQIVKKYKDKLNIIAINNSQAIIVKDDKFEIK
- the rplU gene encoding 50S ribosomal protein L21, which encodes MYAVIKTGGKQYKVTEGDVLKVEKLNAEVNTTVELTEVLLVAGGDNAVKVGKPLVEGAKVVVEVLSQGKGPKVINFKYKPKKASHRKRGHRQLFTEVKVTSIIA
- a CDS encoding ribosomal-processing cysteine protease Prp; this encodes MTKVEIFRKNGSIVGYKASGHSGYSEQGSDIICSAIATSLQMTLAGIQEVLKLEPKFKINDGFLDVDLKDISQNKFTEINILTESMALFLRELAKQYPKYIRLVEKEEK
- the rpmA gene encoding 50S ribosomal protein L27, translating into MQFLFNIQLFAHKKGQGSVKNGRDSNPKYLGVKKYDGEVVKAGNIIVRQRGTKYHAGNNMGIGKDHTLFALIDGYVKFERLGKNKKQISIYSEK
- the pckA gene encoding phosphoenolpyruvate carboxykinase (ATP), translated to MKMYGLEKLGINNVTAAHYNLSPAQLVEKALANNEGILSDTGAFVISTGKYTGRAPDDKFFVDTPEVHKYIDWSRNQPIEKEKFDAIFGKLVAYLQNREIFIFDGRAGANPEYTRRFRVINELASQNLFIHQLLIRTDEEYNENNDIDFTIISAPNFHCVPEIDGVNSEAAIIINFEKKIAIICATKYSGEIKKSVFSIMNYIMPHENILPMHCSANMDPVTHETAIFFGLSGTGKTTLSADPNRKLIGDDEHGWCDKGIFNFEGGCYAKCINLKEESEPEIYRAIKFGSLVENVVVDPITRKIQYEDASITPNTRVGYPIDYIPNAELSGVGGIPKVVIFLTADSFGVLPPISRLSQEAAMYHFVTGFTAKLAGTELGVKEPVPTFSTCFGEPFMPMDPSVYAEMLGERLKKHNTKVYLINTGWSGGAYGTGKRINLKYTRAMVTAVLNGYFDNAEYKHDDIFNLDIPQSCPGVPSEIMNPIDTWQDRDKYIIAAKKLANLFYNNFKEKYPNMPENITNAGPKYND
- a CDS encoding DUF1846 domain-containing protein; the protein is MKIGFNHEKYLEEQSKYILERVNNHDKLYIEFGGKLLADLHAKRVLPGFDENAKIKVLNKLKDKIEVIICVYAGDIERNKIRGDFGITYDMDVFRLIDDLRENDLKVNSVVITRYEDRPSTALFITRLERRGIKVYRHFATKGYPSDVDTIVSDEGYGKNAYIETTKPIVVVTAPGPGSGKLATCLSQLYHEYKRGKDVGYSKFETFPVWNVPLKHPLNIAYEAATVDLNDVNMIDPFHLEEYGEIAVNYNRDIEAFPLLKRIIEKITGKKSIYQSPTDMGVNRVGFGITDDEVVRKASEQEIIRRYFKTGCDYKKGNTDLETFKRSEFIMHSLGLKEEDRKVVTFARKKLELLNQEKDDKNDKQKTLSAIAFEMPDGKIITGKKSSLMDAPSAAILNSLKYLSNFDDELLLISPTILEPIIKLKEKTLKNRYIPLDCEEILIALSITAATNPMAEVALSKLSQLEGVQAHSTHILGRNDEQYLRKLGIDVTSDQVFPTENLYYNQ